In a genomic window of Bradyrhizobium ontarionense:
- the ruvA gene encoding Holliday junction branch migration protein RuvA: protein MIGKLKGLIDSTSEDFVILDVGGVGYQVHCSARTLQALPSPGEAATLSIETYVREDQIKLFGFRSDVEREWFRLLQTVQGVGAKVALAVLGTLPPADLANAIALRDKAAVARTPGVGPKVAERIVTELKDKAPAFANVDPGAVRLSGAIEESRAPQPVADAISALINLGYGQPQAAAAIAAASRAAGDKAETAQLIRLGLKELAK, encoded by the coding sequence ATGATCGGCAAGCTCAAGGGGCTGATCGACTCCACCAGCGAGGATTTCGTGATCCTCGACGTCGGTGGCGTCGGCTACCAGGTGCATTGCTCGGCGCGCACGCTGCAGGCCTTGCCGTCGCCGGGTGAAGCCGCCACATTGTCGATCGAGACTTATGTGCGCGAGGACCAGATCAAGCTGTTCGGTTTTCGCTCGGATGTCGAACGGGAATGGTTTCGCCTTTTGCAGACCGTGCAGGGCGTCGGCGCCAAGGTCGCCCTCGCCGTGCTCGGCACCTTGCCGCCGGCAGATCTCGCCAATGCGATCGCGTTGCGCGACAAGGCCGCGGTGGCACGCACGCCGGGCGTTGGTCCCAAGGTCGCCGAGCGCATCGTGACCGAGCTGAAGGACAAGGCGCCGGCCTTCGCCAACGTCGATCCCGGCGCGGTGCGGCTGTCTGGAGCCATCGAGGAGTCCCGCGCGCCGCAGCCGGTGGCGGACGCGATCTCCGCTCTCATCAATCTCGGCTATGGCCAGCCGCAGGCGGCGGCGGCGATCGCCGCCGCGTCGCGCGCCGCCGGCGACAAGGCCGAAACTGCGCAACTCATCCGCCTCGGCCTCAAAGAGCTGGCCA
- the ruvC gene encoding crossover junction endodeoxyribonuclease RuvC yields MKAQPIRAAVRIIGIDPGLRRTGWGVIESEGNRLIYVGCGSVEPPDDLPLASRLLAIHEGLSAVLGRFSPMEAAVEQTFVNKDGVATLKLGQARGIAMLAPAMFGISVAEYAPNQVKKTVVGAGHADKGQIAVMLKILLPKADPPSADAADALAIAITHAHHRQGTALRMKVAGL; encoded by the coding sequence ATGAAAGCCCAGCCGATTCGCGCAGCCGTCCGCATCATAGGGATCGATCCCGGCCTCCGCCGCACCGGCTGGGGCGTGATCGAGAGCGAGGGCAACCGGCTGATCTATGTCGGCTGCGGCTCGGTCGAGCCGCCCGATGATCTTCCGCTGGCGAGCCGCCTGCTGGCGATCCATGAGGGGCTTTCGGCCGTGCTCGGCCGCTTTTCGCCGATGGAGGCGGCCGTCGAGCAGACCTTCGTCAACAAGGATGGCGTCGCCACGCTGAAGCTCGGCCAGGCCCGCGGCATCGCGATGCTGGCGCCGGCGATGTTCGGGATTTCGGTGGCCGAGTACGCCCCCAACCAGGTCAAGAAGACCGTGGTCGGCGCCGGCCACGCCGACAAGGGCCAGATCGCGGTGATGCTGAAGATCCTGCTGCCCAAGGCCGATCCGCCGTCGGCCGATGCGGCCGATGCGCTCGCCATCGCCATCACCCATGCGCATCACCGCCAGGGCACCGCGCTGCGCATGAAGGTGGCCGGGCTATGA
- a CDS encoding YebC/PmpR family DNA-binding transcriptional regulator yields the protein MAGHSQFKNIMHRKGRQDAMKSKLFGKLAREITVSAKLGTPDPAMNPRLRAAVVAARAENMPKDNIERAIKKALGGEGDNYDEIRYEGYGPGGVAVIVEALTDNRNRAASDIRSYFTKSGGNLGETGSVSFMFDRLGIIEYDHAVASDDGMLDAAIEAGADDVLSSESGHEVYASQENFREVAKNLEAKFGEPRKAALTWKPQNTVAVDDETGEKLLKLMDLLNEHDDVQNVYANFEISDALMAKMGG from the coding sequence ATGGCCGGCCATTCCCAATTCAAGAACATCATGCATCGCAAGGGCCGGCAGGACGCGATGAAGTCCAAGCTGTTCGGCAAGCTGGCCCGCGAAATTACGGTGTCGGCCAAGCTGGGCACGCCCGATCCGGCGATGAATCCGCGCCTGCGTGCCGCCGTGGTCGCGGCCCGCGCCGAGAACATGCCGAAGGACAATATCGAGCGCGCCATCAAGAAGGCGTTGGGCGGCGAGGGCGACAACTATGACGAGATCCGCTACGAGGGCTACGGCCCGGGCGGCGTCGCCGTCATCGTCGAGGCGCTGACCGACAACCGCAACCGCGCCGCCTCCGACATCCGCTCCTACTTCACCAAGTCCGGCGGCAATCTCGGCGAGACCGGCTCGGTATCGTTCATGTTCGACCGCCTCGGCATCATCGAATACGACCACGCCGTCGCCTCCGATGACGGCATGCTCGACGCGGCCATCGAGGCCGGTGCCGACGATGTGCTCTCGAGCGAGAGCGGCCACGAGGTCTACGCCTCGCAGGAGAATTTTCGCGAGGTCGCCAAGAACCTGGAGGCCAAGTTCGGCGAGCCGCGCAAGGCGGCGCTGACCTGGAAGCCGCAGAACACGGTCGCGGTCGACGACGAGACCGGCGAGAAGCTGTTGAAGCTGATGGACCTGCTCAACGAGCACGACGACGTCCAGAACGTCTACGCCAATTTCGAGATTTCCGACGCGTTGATGGCGAAGATGGGCGGTTGA